CGGTGGCAGCAGCCAAAGATTGTAAAGTAAATACAACAAGAGGCTCAACTTCCATGACTTTCCCCACTTTCTTCTGTACCGCCAGTTCGGAATGAATTACCACTAGTAACATAACAAACCAACAATAAAGACTTTGccaaagaataaataatttcacaacAATAATGAACAGTGTGCAATCCCTTTACTGTACACTCACATACTCCAAATCTGCCTCAGAACAATAACTGCTTGGACTCATCTCACTTCACAAACTGCTCATGCGCTTAAAATAATTGCACTAGCTAAAGAAAACAGctataaacaaaacaaaataagtgAACTCATCATACTGAAGGGCACAACATGCCTCCTCCCTATTTACATCAAGCCGCTTTGTAGCGGAGTCCTGTTTAAACATAAATTGTGTAGGGATGACATTCCTTTCCAAGCATTCAACCACTGCCCACTCTTTGTTGTCAAGGACTGTTCAATTTACGAAGGTGGTCAACTACGTCATAGGAACTGCTCAGGCGTTGATAATCAGACCGAGGGAGAAGATTCCCTTGGACTTGCCTGGAGCCCCCAGACTTAGGGTCAACTCTTGATGTCTGTACTGCACAGCAGTGGCGCACACGGATGCGATGCTTTCTCGACTCCATTGTGTTGTTTGTACCATGCACTTTGATCACCAATATAGCTTCCTTGTCTCTGGTGTCTTCACACCAAGAATTTCTAGGGACACCATCAACAAACTCTTCCAGGGTGGGGAAATCCTCCAAATGAACAGACACCTCCGCAATCTGATCTGGTTTTATTACACCAGTTGCCGGAATGACCTGATTCAAGTCTCACATCTTTCTAAATTCCCAAGGTGGTAAAGTTCATAAATATGCTAGTATCATTAACAAGAGtgcaaaattttcaattagttTTGTCTGCCGACTCTTTGAAACAATTCTAAAAATCAAGCTGGTGTTATTTCCAGGACACTTTAGCCAATGGATAAAAGGAATCATTTTGGTTTCTATCTTTCATTTTGCTAAAGGAGATATTTGcataatgtttatttatttcattacatgcatttcaaaattaagtggGTGAAGTAGGGGAATCTACCTCAAGCCAGCGTGGAAAACCAAAGGAGCCCCTTGGGTGATGATCTGATGCTTGTCCGTCATCATTAATTGTAGACTGACCTTCACAGATAATTTCAAATAGAGCATCACTTCTCCCACATTTATTTGTGATACGCAAAATGGTCGTATCCTGGTTTTGAAGGATTATATTGTTTGTGCTCACAATAGTTTCTGGAATCTTGCACTGTTCTTCAAGAGTGCTTCTAATTTCATCATTTGATTTGAGAACCTCACCAAACTCTTGTCTCCTCACTGACTCATCAACATGTGCAATATCAACACTAAAAATGCAGCGCACAGGCTTGTGATCACTATCAGTGACATCCATGCAAGCATCATACCTAATCAATGACACAGGATGTTAAATCTCAAAGGAACAAGTGATGCATATGTATGAGCACATGTGCTGGTATTCAATGCGCATGAACTTATCTCAAGGAGTTAAGATATTAATGTACATAATGAGCACATGCATGCACATAtaaataattgcatataaGTGAAAGTGTTCTGAGGCATTTGTGAATACATCAGCTAACAATGCGAAAAGCGAACATCACCTTCACAATAAGTTAACTAATGCTTACATCTTTTGCAGGTATCATCTGAACTCTATATGGGCCAGAAACACATGCTAAAAAACTTACTGTGATATCATAGAGACAACAGGGCAATCTAAACTGCATTCAGACACTCGAGCTGGCCGGCTGTCACGGTAAAGTATTCTGTCACACCAGGCCGGAACACGTTTTTTTTCACCTGAATCATACCCTGCAAAAAGATAGTTCATACTAATTGAATTTCtgcaaattttcttttttgtgtaCCCAATATCATTAAGTCTCAGCAAAAAAGTTAGACCGCAAACCACAAACAAGACTGTTCATTTACTTTTGGATCAGAATAGGTCTGTAAGCAATAGAGTCACTTACACAAGTTATCAATCATAATATAACTCATGTACTTATCAACTGTCCATTTCTCATTAGTTCTGGTCACAAAGGTTTCTATGAACAACAGACTCACTGATCTAAATCATTGTTCATAGAATACTGTCATAAACCATGAAGCCATCCAAGCTACTGAAACAGGTCAATTAAAACCCAATTTCCAACCAGTTAACACAGTCAATTAACATACCTGCTAAACCAGGTTGGTGCTTGTCAAACTTGTATGTGGGAGGAAATCTAATAATTGCTTCCCGCATGCCTTGGAAGACATTCCCAGCTTCCATTTCTGCTCGAAGCTGATCCCTTTCTCTAAGCCAATCAAAGCatctttgagaaataaagtCCCTTGCCTCATCATAAGATATATCATCGAGCCGATAATTAAAGTCACCAAGGAATATGACCATATCTGCCTCAGATAAATCTGGCATTCCTTCTGCAGAGTTGGAACCCATAACCTATACATGCATCAACACTTTATGCGAGTAAGTAACTATGAATCAATCAGAGATAATGACTTCAGTACCTAAAGGTTCTTTTAATTGCATAATAAAGTCCTAGAgcatttttgaaaaatattttataatcaatttccCAAAGTTTTTAAACCTTCATCATTAGTCTTCTCCAtcaaagaatttttttaattattcgaCCCTCAAAATGTAATTTTCCTTTACATTTCGATCCTTTAAGAAACTACAATTCCGATCTCTTTTAATcaacttttttctttactatttcaaaaaaatctaGTAGTTTCCAAAATCAGTTAAAAGTATCAATTAAAACTTTTTcaagataattattttcattagattataatattttcagcACCTCttgtttttcaattatatttcaCTATTTAATTTCagcttaatttttaattgttgcTTTTTATTGGaatattttctagtttttgAACGTAATATtgttagaaataaaagattattttgcaaaattaaaattttaaaaaaaaaatgttgaataaaaaataaaaagaaaaaaaatctgtTATTCTTTAGAAGTTCAGGGATTGAAATGTAAAAAGAATTCACATTTTGGGAGTTACTATAGAAAAATTTCTACTGATGGACAGGACTAGCAGATGGGGTTTTGAAAACTTTTAGAACTCCATtgtaacaaataaataaataaataaagttctTTTAGTCTTTAATTTGTGATATTCGGAAAACACTGAGGACTGCTGAAGTTATTATCCCAAACAATTCTGCAACAGAAACTTAAGATAAAGAAAGCTTCTATCATATAAGTACATACATTTGTAGTACGAAGAGTTTGGATCGTTGATGAAGAGGCAGCTGCAATACAAAGGAGCAATGGCAAGCCAGATCTATAAACAAGCCATAATAAATACATTGAGCACGCAAGCGAGCAAGACAAGAACAGGTATGGCACCATACCAGCTGCAGTATTGAAGTGATTAGAAGGTCGAACAAAATTCATTGTTCGATATACATGATCAAAGTCGGCATTACGACGATTAACTGCCTCCAGATGTGCCGCAAAGTGACAGTTAACAAAGCACATTGTCCGATTATAAACTCTAATCCTCAAACCGACAGCTCCCTGTACAGACAACATTCAGCCAGACCAATAATACGAATAAccagaggaaaaaaaaaaaagggcatAGCAAGCTGCATATCATTTTGAAGAACTTCATATAGTTGGAACCTAAACTAAGAATATGGGGATTGTTTTAACTCCAAAACCTAAAGGGAACATACAATTTCCAAaactcatataaataaatggaTAATTATTAGAACAAAGAATGTTAAGCATACCTTATTACCAATTGCACGCCCAAAGCCACATGGAACTGCAGCAGCATCAATATCTCCTACGTGACCTTTAAGGCTATTTCTAACCCTAAGAAACATTCAGCCATCAGAAACAAGAAATCCTACAATGACCCAGACTACTAAGatcaaaggagaaaagacATGTATGCCTAAGTAAAAAAGTGAGAAAATGagattcaaattaaagaaagCGGGGTATCTATTCATAATGAATCAGGCAATGAACATAGTGCCGTTTTAGGACCCAAATGAGCAGTTTTGATATGACAGATCCCCTTAGAATTCAGAAAGGGTTAATTTCACTAATGGTCACTAAATTTGTAGCTTATTATAGCATACTCGCTTCAATCTGTTAATGAAAATCATTAAACTTTAACTCCTGTTTCAGTAAGGTCAcactaaaatccaaaagagaTTTTGCTGATTTCTGACCCAGCAGTGTAGTAAGGAAATCCTGTGACTAAATTTCGTTTAGAATTTGGCAATAGTGACCTTATTAAAACACAGATTAAGTTGAATAATTTTACATGACAAACTAAACTTAAATCATCCATTTGAACTTTAGAGACAAGCTCAGCAATCACAGATGCCACTATGCCCTCCAAACAATGGATAAAgatcattttttaaaagacGGTTCTATAAGCTCCAAAAGGACAGATTTTAATGGTACTAACACAATGAATccaattcatttttattcagccattcaattttttcattaaatgacAAAATGGCTAATTCCAAACTATTAAAACCAACCAAGCCCATACTAGACCTTCCCATCACAGATACTAACCATACAGCAATAAGTAAGCCTGCTAATTGTCGAGAACCAACACGTTCAAATGTAGAACCTTCATCCAGTATTCTGCCTATCATTTCCAGCCACCACTGCCCAAGAGAACTACCTTCAAGTCCTACCTAAATTTAAGAAGAAAACTggtgaacaaaataaaatagggAAAATAACTACAGTCAGGATAAGCATGAATGATTAATAAATCTTAACATGAGGTTGATAAAAGATGCCTGACAAAATGCTTCCcatctttcttctctttctcagATAATATCAGTTACAACTAAGATATTCAAACCAATATATGGACAAGAACAAAATTTTGGAGACATGGTAATGGGACATCATGCAACAATAACAACAGacttaataagaaaaagattttcttACAGTTTCTTTCGCTGCAGACATTGCTAGAACACCAGCACCCATTTCAACTTCTTGCAACCCAACAACAACAATGCCAACATCTCCAGCTGCAGAACCTAGCCAGGATATAAGCGAGTCACGAGATGCTCTTCCTTGTGCTACATTCCATGTGCCAgctaatattttcaaattctctatcTTCGTATACAAAAATTCCTTTCCAGCCAATTCTGATCGCAATATGTTGTCAAGTGGTCCAGGAGACATGATATTCCATCCACGTATACCACCATGATTAGCCAAGGTGAATACATAGCCACCCCCAACAGACATTTTAATCACAGGACTGCTGTGAGCCAGCCACCCACCAATCAAGTTACCTTCAAGGTCCAATACCTGGATGGTACCGCTTGCATAGCCTACCCACATTCTCAACCCAAACGTACAAAAGCATTGAACAGCTGAAGAATGGTACTGGAACTCATGCAAACGATTGCCATTTCCATCCCACTGCACAAGTAAGCCATTTGCACAACCTGTCCAGATTATTCCATCGATGCTGATAATCAATGCTTCAGTTCTACGATAATCTTCTCCGAAGCCACCTTTTGCAGCAACTCGACGAACAGCATCGGCTGCTCCCATGATAGCGTTCCGTGAACGCTGAAAGAAACCAAATGAAGTTTGAATCTTGTCTTTCTTTGAACCAGCAACAATTTTCATCTTGATCTCATCTTCAAAGGTAATATCCTGAGCTGATGACATGTCCAACTTTTCAATCTGACCATCTAGATTGAATACTTTGAGCAACTCGCGTGAACGGGCATCCCTGCAAAATAATAACGATTAAGCACAAATTACTAACTATTTGCATTGAAAAAAAGTTCCCTAATAGACTAGCAACAGAAAATGGAGAGTTGGATAAATGTGTAAGCAGTTGGATAGTTAGACATTTGTAGTGAGTTATCCTGAAAGTAAAAAACATTGCAACAAAGAAAGGGAAAATTAGTAGAATGTGAGAGCAAAAAGTAAAAGCAATAATTAGAAGTAAAGATGTAGATACCacaaagcaaaagaaaaataaccaGCAGTCCACACTTTGGCTCGAGAATGATCAGAAAGCAAGTATCTGATATCAGAAGAAAGCGCATTGGAGAAGCCATTGAGAGCAAATTGGGCTTTAGGATCGATATAGGACCTCTCAACTGTTAAGGAAGCCAAGTGGCGTTCATCTTCagtgaaagaaaatgatgTATGAATAGATTCCCAAGGCCATATCTTAATAGCGCCACCTTCTGAACCCGACCATAAATCCCCTGTAGCaaaattgaaaacaaaatCAGTGAACAAGGTggatgcaaaaagaaaaggttgcAACTTGAAGTCAAACAGTAAAGAAAGGGAATGCAAAGAGAGAGAGACACCATAAGAAGTGATGAGCATGGAGAGAATGGAAGAGCGATGAGCAATCCACGACAAGACTTCCCTGAATCGATTGGAAGTGAAATCCATCTTCCAACACCTAACCTTCCCATCCCTATGCCCACTCCACACCACTTTGTTAGCGTCGTCCCCAACCATACACAAGACAGCAGATCCCAAACCCACAGACTCCGTATATGGAGCCGTCTCCTCACTTCCACCGTACAAATCATCGAATTCCCACACCTGAAGGGCGCCGTCTTCGCTGCCAGACCACAATTGAGTCTCCGAAGTGGTAATGGTTCTGAGATAACAACCAATTTGGGATTCCCTCAAAGGACGGGGTCTCACCTCCAGACTGGGAGGGCGGCCAGGGTGGAGGGCTCTTCGAGCAGGAACTCTAAAAATACCGGAACCGCCTCCTTTACCAATGAACTCAGGTAAGGCACCAGAAGAAGACTGGTTATTGTTTCTATAATTATTGTCGTAATAatgtgaagaagaagaagaagacggAGAATTGGGAATGTTGTTGTCAGTACAAGTAGTGGAGAGCTTGCGATCCAGGAACTGAATCATGTAATCAAGGCGTTTGGTTGTTGCTTCCGACAGCTGGGATTCGTCATCGGAGGAGGTAGATGAGGGTGACAAGTAACGGTCGAAGATTCTAGGACTAGGGTCGACAAGTGATGATGCGTCCTCATCATCATGCTGGTGGTGGTGGGGGTCGTCGTTAAGGTCTATCAATGGTTCCATTTGGCAGTACTTTTTAGTGCACAGACACCCGCCCCCTCCCCTCCCCTCCCCGAAACTAACGAGAGAATCTAGAAACCGGGAAAATCGACGAACAGAAGGGTCTTCtgtgttttcttctttctcactTTTTCCTATTCTTTGCAGTCTAAtctaatctaattaaattaaataggaGCTTCCGCATTTACAACTGTTTCC
The sequence above is drawn from the Ricinus communis isolate WT05 ecotype wild-type chromosome 7, ASM1957865v1, whole genome shotgun sequence genome and encodes:
- the LOC8263448 gene encoding type II inositol polyphosphate 5-phosphatase 15 isoform X1; this encodes MEPLIDLNDDPHHHQHDDEDASSLVDPSPRIFDRYLSPSSTSSDDESQLSEATTKRLDYMIQFLDRKLSTTCTDNNIPNSPSSSSSSHYYDNNYRNNNQSSSGALPEFIGKGGGSGIFRVPARRALHPGRPPSLEVRPRPLRESQIGCYLRTITTSETQLWSGSEDGALQVWEFDDLYGGSEETAPYTESVGLGSAVLCMVGDDANKVVWSGHRDGKVRCWKMDFTSNRFREVLSWIAHRSSILSMLITSYGDLWSGSEGGAIKIWPWESIHTSFSFTEDERHLASLTVERSYIDPKAQFALNGFSNALSSDIRYLLSDHSRAKVWTAGYFSFALWDARSRELLKVFNLDGQIEKLDMSSAQDITFEDEIKMKIVAGSKKDKIQTSFGFFQRSRNAIMGAADAVRRVAAKGGFGEDYRRTEALIISIDGIIWTGCANGLLVQWDGNGNRLHEFQYHSSAVQCFCTFGLRMWVGYASGTIQVLDLEGNLIGGWLAHSSPVIKMSVGGGYVFTLANHGGIRGWNIMSPGPLDNILRSELAGKEFLYTKIENLKILAGTWNVAQGRASRDSLISWLGSAAGDVGIVVVGLQEVEMGAGVLAMSAAKETVGLEGSSLGQWWLEMIGRILDEGSTFERVGSRQLAGLLIAVWVRNSLKGHVGDIDAAAVPCGFGRAIGNKGAVGLRIRVYNRTMCFVNCHFAAHLEAVNRRNADFDHVYRTMNFVRPSNHFNTAAGMVPYLFLSCSLACSMYLLWLVYRSGLPLLLCIAAASSSTIQTLRTTNVMGSNSAEGMPDLSEADMVIFLGDFNYRLDDISYDEARDFISQRCFDWLRERDQLRAEMEAGNVFQGMREAIIRFPPTYKFDKHQPGLAGYDSGEKKRVPAWCDRILYRDSRPARVSECSLDCPVVSMISQYDACMDVTDSDHKPVRCIFSVDIAHVDESVRRQEFGEVLKSNDEIRSTLEEQCKIPETIVSTNNIILQNQDTTILRITNKCGRSDALFEIICEGQSTINDDGQASDHHPRGSFGFPRWLEVIPATGVIKPDQIAEVSVHLEDFPTLEEFVDGVPRNSWCEDTRDKEAILVIKVHGTNNTMESRKHRIRVRHCCAVQTSRVDPKSGGSRQVQGNLLPRSDYQRLSSSYDVVDHLRKLNSP
- the LOC8263448 gene encoding type II inositol polyphosphate 5-phosphatase 15 isoform X2 gives rise to the protein MEPLIDLNDDPHHHQHDDEDASSLVDPSPRIFDRYLSPSSTSSDDESQLSEATTKRLDYMIQFLDRKLSTTCTDNNIPNSPSSSSSSHYYDNNYRNNNQSSSGALPEFIGKGGGSGIFRVPARRALHPGRPPSLEVRPRPLRESQIGCYLRTITTSETQLWSGSEDGALQVWEFDDLYGGSEETAPYTESVGLGSAVLCMVGDDANKVVWSGHRDGKVRCWKMDFTSNRFREVLSWIAHRSSILSMLITSYGDLWSGSEGGAIKIWPWESIHTSFSFTEDERHLASLTVERSYIDPKAQFALNGFSNALSSDIRYLLSDHSRAKVWTAGYFSFALWDARSRELLKVFNLDGQIEKLDMSSAQDITFEDEIKMKIVAGSKKDKIQTSFGFFQRSRNAIMGAADAVRRVAAKGGFGEDYRRTEALIISIDGIIWTGCANGLLVQWDGNGNRLHEFQYHSSAVQCFCTFGLRMWVGYASGTIQVLDLEGNLIGGWLAHSSPVIKMSVGGGYVFTLANHGGIRGWNIMSPGPLDNILRSELAGKEFLYTKIENLKILAGTWNVAQGRASRDSLISWLGSAAGDVGIVVVGLQEVEMGAGVLAMSAAKETVGLEGSSLGQWWLEMIGRILDEGSTFERVGSRQLAGLLIAVWVRNSLKGHVGDIDAAAVPCGFGRAIGNKGAVGLRIRVYNRTMCFVNCHFAAHLEAVNRRNADFDHVYRTMNFVRPSNHFNTAAAASSSTIQTLRTTNVMGSNSAEGMPDLSEADMVIFLGDFNYRLDDISYDEARDFISQRCFDWLRERDQLRAEMEAGNVFQGMREAIIRFPPTYKFDKHQPGLAGYDSGEKKRVPAWCDRILYRDSRPARVSECSLDCPVVSMISQYDACMDVTDSDHKPVRCIFSVDIAHVDESVRRQEFGEVLKSNDEIRSTLEEQCKIPETIVSTNNIILQNQDTTILRITNKCGRSDALFEIICEGQSTINDDGQASDHHPRGSFGFPRWLEVIPATGVIKPDQIAEVSVHLEDFPTLEEFVDGVPRNSWCEDTRDKEAILVIKVHGTNNTMESRKHRIRVRHCCAVQTSRVDPKSGGSRQVQGNLLPRSDYQRLSSSYDVVDHLRKLNSP